Proteins encoded by one window of Chryseobacterium aquaeductus:
- the yiaA gene encoding inner membrane protein YiaA — protein MKKQNVSNAFVAASWVALGAGMIGYIVGLVRAEMQLNEKGYYFVILLYGLFAVVSLQKAVRDRMENIKVTDIYYGICWFATLSSIILLVIGLWNATILPSEKGFYAFAFLLALFGAIAVQKNTRDNMMED, from the coding sequence ATGAAAAAACAGAATGTTTCAAATGCATTCGTAGCGGCATCTTGGGTTGCTTTGGGTGCCGGAATGATTGGTTACATTGTCGGTCTGGTACGAGCAGAAATGCAGCTGAATGAAAAAGGATATTATTTTGTAATCCTTTTGTACGGATTATTTGCAGTAGTATCTCTGCAAAAAGCGGTGCGAGACAGAATGGAGAACATCAAAGTAACCGACATCTATTACGGGATCTGCTGGTTTGCAACTTTATCATCTATTATTCTTTTGGTCATTGGTCTGTGGAATGCCACCATTTTGCCTAGTGAAAAAGGTTTTTATGCCTTCGCATTTTTATTGGCTCTTTTTGGTGCAATCGCTGTTCAGAAAAATACCCGCGATAACATGATGGAAGATTAA
- a CDS encoding FUSC family protein — MNYSSELKKIVTSQYVYSSIRITLATVIPCLVLSYFGLLKDYFLFPLGTSFVALTDQPGPFIRRRNSLTFAIFCFVVVASIASLVKGIIPLVILEIIAFGMFFSLIGVYGQRLAAVGSLALVVLAIFIDGHLTGANILKSLLIFASGCIWFLLIFLIVTTIQPYKLASQMIGENYLQLSEFLKIKANFYQKNPDFDRLNTQIIAKQIEIKNLQEETRETVFKTRTIVNESTTISRLLMLMFLNSMDLHEKLMTSESDYKKLQQSFEDSTILVQIHDYLNILSEEIANIGISLQSSTRAKPIFNLEARSQDLNIHYFELRNKAMNPDTLENFMILRQIMMRINEITKEINEIYKVFAQNVKLAKSLSTGLDLKKFLPKEEKLNFKVLRSNISLTSSHFRHAIRITTALLLGYLVSLLPFLMIGHTYWILITIVAILKPAYSITKQRNLLRFYGTVVGAVIAYAILYYVHINAILFAILLLSMILCFSLLKGRYFWAVLFMTMYIFMSFNFLNPGNINVIFKDRIVDTIIAGIIAFLVSYIVLPVWEHTQNLDLMKKSAECNLTYFHSVMSKFLNEDFDLEDYKVKRKNAIISLANLSDNFQRMISDPKNQQKKLEVVHQFVATSHLITAYTASLSQYSKNDKKYPEIDSESWTKKIEAEMNQVFVLLNDEKIPETLRMDSRLEPEDSSIENLLVQRKSELLENEIFDRRDPNKISHLTELKNIHDVLELIYDVAKEQRKVIQTYRAETTTLPQS, encoded by the coding sequence ATGAACTATTCTTCGGAGCTCAAAAAGATCGTCACAAGCCAATATGTTTATTCTTCCATCAGAATTACATTGGCAACGGTGATCCCTTGTTTGGTTCTCTCCTATTTCGGTTTGCTGAAAGATTATTTTCTTTTTCCGTTGGGAACAAGTTTTGTTGCGCTCACAGATCAGCCGGGACCATTTATAAGAAGAAGAAACTCATTAACGTTTGCTATTTTCTGTTTCGTTGTAGTAGCATCAATTGCGAGTTTGGTGAAAGGAATTATTCCGTTGGTCATTTTAGAAATCATCGCTTTCGGAATGTTTTTCTCACTTATTGGCGTTTACGGACAAAGACTTGCCGCTGTAGGATCATTGGCATTGGTCGTTTTAGCAATCTTTATAGACGGACATTTAACCGGAGCTAATATTCTAAAAAGTTTGCTGATTTTTGCTTCAGGATGTATTTGGTTTTTGTTGATTTTCCTTATCGTGACAACCATTCAGCCTTATAAACTTGCCAGCCAGATGATTGGTGAAAATTATCTGCAATTATCAGAATTTTTGAAAATTAAAGCTAATTTTTATCAGAAAAACCCGGATTTCGACCGATTAAATACGCAGATAATTGCCAAGCAGATTGAGATTAAAAACCTTCAGGAAGAAACCAGAGAAACCGTTTTCAAAACCCGAACCATCGTTAATGAATCTACAACAATAAGCAGATTGCTGATGCTGATGTTTTTGAATTCGATGGATTTGCACGAAAAACTGATGACATCGGAAAGTGATTACAAAAAACTGCAGCAAAGCTTTGAAGACAGTACTATTCTGGTACAGATTCATGATTATTTAAATATACTTTCGGAGGAAATTGCCAACATCGGAATTTCTTTACAAAGCAGCACTCGTGCAAAACCAATTTTCAATCTGGAAGCTCGCTCGCAGGATCTTAATATTCACTACTTTGAATTGAGAAACAAAGCAATGAATCCTGATACGCTGGAGAACTTTATGATCTTGAGACAAATCATGATGCGGATCAACGAGATCACAAAAGAGATCAACGAAATCTACAAGGTTTTCGCTCAAAATGTGAAATTGGCAAAAAGTCTTTCTACAGGTTTAGATTTAAAAAAATTCTTGCCTAAAGAAGAAAAACTGAATTTCAAAGTTTTACGAAGCAATATATCACTTACCTCATCACATTTTCGTCACGCAATCAGAATTACAACGGCTTTGCTTTTGGGATATTTGGTTTCGCTGCTTCCGTTTTTGATGATTGGTCACACCTACTGGATTTTAATTACGATTGTTGCCATTTTAAAACCAGCCTATTCCATTACCAAACAAAGAAATCTTCTCCGTTTCTATGGTACTGTTGTAGGTGCCGTGATTGCTTATGCCATCTTATATTACGTACATATCAATGCGATTCTTTTTGCAATACTTTTGCTGAGTATGATTTTATGCTTCAGTTTATTGAAAGGCAGATATTTTTGGGCTGTTCTTTTTATGACGATGTATATTTTTATGAGCTTTAATTTTCTGAATCCCGGCAATATCAATGTCATTTTCAAAGACAGAATTGTAGATACCATCATTGCAGGAATTATTGCTTTTCTGGTCTCTTACATTGTACTTCCGGTTTGGGAACATACCCAGAATTTAGATTTGATGAAAAAATCTGCCGAATGTAATCTTACGTATTTTCATAGTGTGATGTCTAAATTTCTGAACGAAGATTTTGACCTCGAAGATTATAAAGTAAAACGGAAAAACGCAATTATTTCGCTCGCCAATCTGTCAGATAATTTTCAGCGAATGATTTCTGATCCCAAAAATCAGCAGAAAAAACTTGAAGTTGTGCATCAGTTCGTAGCAACTTCACACCTGATTACAGCATATACGGCTTCGCTTTCACAATATTCAAAAAACGATAAAAAATATCCTGAAATTGATTCTGAAAGCTGGACGAAAAAAATTGAAGCCGAAATGAATCAGGTTTTTGTATTGCTGAATGATGAAAAAATTCCTGAAACTCTAAGAATGGACAGCCGTCTGGAGCCCGAAGATTCTTCAATAGAAAATTTATTGGTGCAAAGAAAATCTGAATTGCTGGAAAATGAAATCTTTGACCGCAGAGATCCGAATAAAATTTCACATTTAACGGAACTTAAAAACATTCATGATGTTTTGGAACTTATTTATGATGTTGCCAAAGAACAGCGAAAAGTAATCCAGACATACAGAGCAGAAACCACTACTCTTCCACAATCGTAA
- a CDS encoding 4'-phosphopantetheinyl transferase superfamily protein, with protein MPLYRDFSDHNATILVWKYDEDEDDLSIDQLLEPENAEKVKDYHPKKLLEVLMVRKLLKSLKPNSKILYKEREPFLSPKDAEISISHSFPFAAIAISKNKIGIDIEKFNSKILRVIDKFTYENERGFIPFDNEATFYTIIWSVKESMYKIHHSKYWSLKKNYEVKPFELKHLYDISCRVHDENFSDEFKARVKFFDDYCFTIVEE; from the coding sequence ATGCCTCTTTATCGCGATTTTTCGGATCATAATGCTACAATTCTTGTATGGAAATACGATGAAGATGAAGACGATCTCTCTATTGATCAGCTTTTGGAGCCTGAAAATGCTGAAAAAGTAAAAGATTATCATCCTAAAAAACTGTTGGAAGTTCTGATGGTTCGCAAGCTTTTGAAAAGTTTAAAACCAAATTCTAAGATTTTATATAAAGAAAGAGAGCCTTTTCTCTCTCCCAAAGACGCAGAAATTTCGATTTCCCATTCTTTTCCTTTTGCGGCAATTGCGATCTCTAAAAATAAAATAGGAATTGATATTGAAAAATTTAATTCTAAAATTTTAAGAGTAATTGATAAATTTACCTACGAGAATGAAAGAGGTTTTATTCCTTTTGATAATGAAGCCACTTTTTACACGATTATCTGGAGCGTGAAAGAAAGTATGTACAAAATTCATCACTCGAAATACTGGTCTCTGAAGAAAAATTATGAAGTGAAACCCTTTGAACTGAAACATTTGTACGACATCAGCTGCAGAGTACATGATGAAAATTTTTCAGACGAGTTTAAGGCGCGTGTAAAATTCTTCGACGATTACTGCTTTACGATTGTGGAAGAGTAG
- the ahcY gene encoding adenosylhomocysteinase, with translation METTTQYVPYKVKDISLAEWGRKEITLAEAEMPGLMSIREEYGPSQPLKGARIAGCLHMTIQTAVLIETLVALGAEVTWSSCNIFSTQDHAAAAIAAAGIQVYAWKGLDEESFDWCIEQTLFFGEDRKPLNMILDDGGDLTNMVFDKYPEFTAGIKGLSEETTTGVHRLYERMKNGTLVMPAINVNDSVTKSKFDNKYGCKESAVDAVRRATDIMLAGKRVVVCGYGDVGKGTAASFRGAGSIVTVTEIDPICALQAAMDGFEVKRLDTVVDNADIVITTTGNFNIVRREHFLKLKDKAIVCNIGHFDNEIDMAWLNENYGHTKSEVKPQVDIYTLEEGKEVIILAEGRLVNLGCATGHPSFVMSNSFSNQTLAQIELWTNSEAYGNEVYMLPKHLDEKVAALHLKKLSVELEVLSTEQADYIGVDVKGPYKPEYYRY, from the coding sequence ATGGAAACCACAACACAATACGTTCCTTATAAAGTTAAGGATATTTCTCTGGCAGAATGGGGAAGAAAAGAAATTACACTTGCAGAGGCAGAAATGCCAGGTTTGATGTCTATCCGTGAAGAATACGGGCCATCTCAGCCTTTAAAAGGTGCAAGAATCGCAGGATGTCTTCATATGACTATACAAACAGCTGTTTTGATCGAAACTTTGGTGGCTCTTGGTGCTGAGGTTACTTGGTCATCTTGTAATATATTTTCTACTCAGGATCATGCTGCTGCTGCAATTGCTGCTGCAGGAATTCAAGTATATGCTTGGAAAGGTCTTGACGAAGAATCTTTTGACTGGTGTATTGAGCAAACATTGTTCTTCGGAGAAGACAGAAAACCATTGAACATGATTTTGGATGATGGTGGAGATTTAACCAATATGGTTTTTGATAAATATCCTGAATTTACAGCAGGAATTAAAGGTCTTTCTGAAGAAACTACAACAGGAGTTCACAGATTGTACGAAAGAATGAAAAACGGAACTTTGGTAATGCCGGCAATCAACGTAAATGATTCAGTTACCAAATCTAAATTCGACAACAAATATGGTTGTAAAGAATCTGCTGTAGATGCAGTAAGAAGAGCGACAGACATTATGTTGGCTGGTAAAAGAGTGGTAGTTTGCGGATACGGAGACGTTGGTAAAGGAACAGCAGCTTCTTTCAGAGGTGCAGGTTCTATCGTTACAGTAACCGAAATCGACCCAATCTGTGCTTTACAAGCTGCAATGGATGGTTTTGAAGTAAAAAGATTAGATACTGTAGTTGATAACGCAGACATCGTAATCACTACTACAGGTAACTTCAACATTGTAAGAAGAGAGCATTTCTTAAAACTAAAAGATAAAGCGATCGTTTGTAACATTGGTCACTTCGATAACGAAATCGATATGGCTTGGCTAAACGAAAACTATGGTCACACAAAATCTGAAGTGAAGCCACAAGTTGACATTTATACTTTAGAAGAAGGAAAAGAAGTAATCATTCTTGCTGAAGGTAGATTGGTAAATCTTGGTTGCGCTACAGGTCACCCAAGTTTTGTAATGTCTAACTCATTCTCTAACCAAACTTTGGCTCAGATCGAACTTTGGACAAATTCTGAAGCTTACGGAAACGAAGTGTATATGTTACCTAAACATTTAGATGAAAAAGTAGCAGCTCTTCACCTTAAAAAATTAAGCGTAGAGTTAGAAGTTCTTTCTACTGAACAAGCTGATTACATTGGTGTTGACGTGAAAGGTCCTTACAAACCAGAATATTACAGATATTAA
- a CDS encoding DinB family protein, with product MTTTATITKQFISTAQLLEHWQGHRNLTRRVIEMFPEKDLFEFSVGGMRPFAKLAVELISIAGPALKGIVESQIEEFSEEAFQPKTKEEILSKWDEETEVINHYFNQISEDRFQETFNLFGQYEFPVYQNILYFIDNELHHRGQGFTYLRALGIEPPFFWERF from the coding sequence ATCAGTACAGCGCAATTATTAGAACATTGGCAAGGACACAGAAACCTGACAAGAAGAGTGATCGAAATGTTCCCTGAGAAAGATTTATTCGAGTTCTCTGTGGGCGGAATGAGACCTTTTGCAAAATTAGCTGTTGAGTTGATCAGCATTGCGGGTCCGGCACTGAAAGGAATTGTTGAATCCCAAATTGAAGAATTTTCTGAAGAAGCTTTTCAGCCAAAAACAAAAGAAGAAATTTTGTCAAAATGGGATGAAGAAACTGAGGTTATCAATCATTATTTTAATCAGATTTCGGAAGATCGTTTTCAGGAGACTTTCAATTTATTTGGTCAGTATGAATTTCCTGTGTATCAAAATATTCTTTATTTTATCGATAATGAATTACATCATCGCGGGCAAGGTTTTACCTATTTAAGAGCTTTGGGAATTGAACCGCCTTTTTTCTGGGAAAGATTTTAA